A stretch of Vicinamibacteria bacterium DNA encodes these proteins:
- a CDS encoding peptidylprolyl isomerase, whose product MAKGCGWAWVGCAVLAASCSGSPPKPSPTPSAPPSGGPPEIDRVTPLPSPLPDIVARVNGQPVQLGQVVTLAKKALDRSQDREKDKPGALRQAMHQYIIRELLLQEALARGLAADQHRLEQAYDKARLDYRDETQWASELAQRGLDPQAFKYELRAQETVNALVAQEAAKVGPVTDAEALVALTSHPETFTRPERLRLRHILVRVASTASRAQRKQQRERAEELHARARRGEDFAGLAQQFSDDLDSRPKGGQLPEIGRGAIEGAFDDAAFALKPGQISDVVESPAGFHIIKLEARLPAEPASFPRDQDAVKQYILQQRRGEALQALVNTLRAKARIETYL is encoded by the coding sequence ATGGCAAAGGGGTGCGGCTGGGCATGGGTGGGCTGCGCGGTGCTGGCGGCCTCTTGCTCCGGGTCCCCTCCGAAGCCCTCTCCAACGCCTTCCGCACCCCCCTCGGGAGGGCCTCCCGAGATCGATCGCGTCACGCCCCTCCCCAGCCCTCTCCCCGACATCGTGGCGCGGGTGAACGGACAGCCGGTGCAGTTGGGGCAGGTGGTGACCCTGGCCAAGAAGGCTCTGGACCGGAGCCAGGACCGGGAGAAGGACAAGCCGGGCGCCCTTCGTCAGGCCATGCACCAGTACATCATCCGGGAGCTGCTCTTGCAGGAAGCCCTCGCCCGGGGCCTCGCCGCCGACCAGCACCGGCTCGAGCAGGCCTACGACAAGGCGCGCCTCGACTACCGCGACGAGACGCAGTGGGCGAGCGAGCTCGCGCAGCGGGGCTTGGACCCCCAGGCCTTCAAGTACGAGCTGCGGGCCCAGGAGACGGTGAATGCCTTGGTCGCCCAGGAGGCGGCCAAAGTCGGCCCCGTGACCGACGCGGAAGCGCTGGTGGCCTTGACCAGCCACCCGGAGACCTTCACCCGCCCCGAGCGCCTGCGGCTCCGGCACATCCTGGTTCGGGTCGCCTCGACCGCGAGCCGCGCCCAGCGCAAGCAGCAACGCGAGCGGGCCGAAGAGCTGCACGCGCGGGCCCGACGCGGAGAGGACTTCGCGGGCCTGGCCCAGCAGTTCTCGGACGACTTGGACAGCCGCCCGAAAGGAGGGCAGCTCCCCGAGATCGGGCGGGGTGCGATCGAGGGTGCCTTCGACGACGCTGCCTTCGCCCTGAAGCCGGGCCAGATCTCCGACGTCGTGGAGAGCCCCGCCGGGTTCCACATCATCAAACTGGAGGCGAGGCTTCCCGCGGAGCCGGCCTCCTTCCCCCGGGACCAGGACGCGGTGAAGCAGTACATCCTCCAGCAGCGGCGCGGAGAGGCGCTCCAGGCGCTCGTGAACACCCTGCGCGCGAAGGCCAGGATCGAGACCTACCTCTGA
- a CDS encoding DUF488 family protein — MPKSRYHVWMASLGPSERLLKAVQQGRMSWARFGREYRAELFTGGGIDARNQTIKNHGQKFTLRLIGALARTGPVTLLCHCAEDQPRCHRHILRRLILTNRL; from the coding sequence ATGCCCAAGAGCCGCTACCACGTGTGGATGGCCTCTCTGGGGCCCAGCGAGCGCCTCTTGAAGGCCGTCCAGCAGGGCCGGATGTCGTGGGCCCGGTTCGGTCGGGAATACCGGGCCGAGCTCTTCACGGGAGGCGGCATAGACGCCCGCAATCAGACCATCAAGAACCACGGTCAGAAATTCACGCTTCGTCTGATAGGGGCGCTGGCACGGACCGGTCCGGTGACCCTCCTCTGCCATTGCGCGGAAGACCAACCACGATGTCACCGGCACATTCTGCGCCGCCTCATCTTGACCAATCGGCTCTGA
- a CDS encoding ABC transporter ATP-binding protein: MAEATVAVRDLRKEYGEVEAVRGISFEIAAGECFGLLGPNGAGKTTTIEVLEGLLPPSAGEVVVLGRRWGRDDREIRERLGVCLQQTVLSEKLQVGETMQLFRSLYREGREPEAVLAEVGLSEKRKARVGTLSGGQKQRLAVACALVGDPEVLFLDEPTTGLDPQSRRQVWEIVNGFKTRGRTVLLTTHYMDEAERLCDRVAVVDHGLIIAEGSPRELVTSLGGDHVVEISAAPSARGPLRPPDLEGLPAVRAVHAEAGQLLLTVTEPHRAIPALLDRLQEGGWELASLTTRHASLEDVFVALTGRHLRDA; the protein is encoded by the coding sequence ATGGCTGAAGCCACCGTCGCCGTGCGCGACCTCCGGAAGGAATACGGCGAAGTAGAGGCGGTCCGCGGAATCTCCTTCGAGATCGCGGCCGGAGAGTGCTTCGGACTCCTGGGCCCCAACGGGGCGGGAAAGACCACCACCATCGAGGTGCTGGAGGGGCTGCTGCCTCCGAGCGCGGGCGAGGTCGTGGTCCTCGGCCGCCGCTGGGGAAGGGATGACCGGGAGATACGCGAGCGGCTCGGGGTCTGCCTCCAGCAGACGGTTCTCTCCGAGAAGTTGCAGGTGGGCGAGACCATGCAGCTCTTTCGCAGCCTGTACCGGGAGGGGCGGGAGCCCGAAGCGGTCCTGGCCGAGGTGGGTCTCTCCGAGAAGCGAAAGGCCCGGGTGGGGACGCTCTCCGGCGGCCAGAAGCAGCGGCTGGCCGTGGCCTGCGCGCTGGTGGGGGATCCCGAGGTGCTCTTCCTGGACGAGCCCACCACCGGCCTCGATCCCCAATCCCGCCGTCAGGTCTGGGAGATCGTGAACGGGTTCAAGACCCGGGGCCGCACCGTGCTCCTCACCACTCACTACATGGACGAAGCGGAACGCCTCTGCGATCGGGTGGCGGTGGTGGACCATGGGCTCATCATCGCGGAGGGATCGCCCCGCGAGCTGGTCACGTCGCTGGGGGGGGATCACGTGGTAGAGATCTCGGCCGCCCCGAGCGCCCGCGGCCCCCTCCGGCCCCCCGACCTCGAGGGTTTGCCCGCGGTGAGGGCCGTCCACGCCGAGGCCGGCCAGCTACTCCTCACCGTGACCGAGCCCCACCGGGCCATCCCCGCCCTCCTGGACCGGCTGCAGGAGGGGGGTTGGGAGCTGGCCAGCCTCACCACCCGCCACGCCAGCCTGGAGGACGTGTTCGTGGCCTTGACCGGGAGACACCTGCGCGATGCGTGA
- the lepB gene encoding signal peptidase I, which produces MMSRRRLLSRIWQEWLRPLLVVGTLLGSFRSAVADWNDVPSGSMEPTILVGDRVFVNKVAYDLKVPFTSWRLLRWGDPRRGDVVVLWSPHDGRRLVKRVVGLPGDRVEVRGYHLWVNREPAAYGPLAENLIRELGREGMPAASLASETLGPRTHPVMAAGRSGPGSDYGPVTVPPGHYFLMGDHRDNSFDSRFWGFAERGAIVGRASAVVLSLDHQRFYLPRWRRFLSPLP; this is translated from the coding sequence ATGATGTCCCGGCGCCGTTTGCTTTCCCGAATCTGGCAGGAGTGGCTGCGCCCCCTCCTCGTGGTGGGGACCCTTCTCGGCTCCTTCCGATCGGCGGTGGCGGATTGGAACGACGTCCCCAGCGGCTCCATGGAGCCGACCATCCTGGTGGGCGACCGCGTGTTCGTGAACAAGGTGGCCTACGACCTCAAGGTCCCCTTCACCAGCTGGCGACTCTTGCGCTGGGGCGACCCAAGGCGAGGGGACGTGGTTGTCCTCTGGTCGCCTCACGACGGCCGCCGCCTCGTCAAGCGGGTGGTCGGCCTGCCCGGCGACCGCGTCGAGGTGCGGGGCTATCACCTGTGGGTCAACCGCGAGCCCGCGGCCTACGGCCCCCTCGCCGAAAACCTGATCCGCGAGCTGGGCCGGGAAGGCATGCCCGCGGCGTCCCTGGCCAGCGAGACCCTCGGGCCCCGGACCCACCCCGTCATGGCCGCCGGGCGCTCCGGCCCCGGCAGCGACTATGGGCCCGTCACCGTCCCCCCGGGCCACTACTTCCTCATGGGCGACCATCGCGACAACAGCTTCGACTCGCGGTTCTGGGGCTTCGCGGAGCGGGGGGCGATCGTGGGGCGGGCCTCGGCGGTGGTTCTCTCCCTCGATCACCAGCGCTTCTACCTTCCGCGCTGGCGCCGGTTCCTCAGCCCGCTGCCCTGA
- a CDS encoding ABC transporter permease, whose protein sequence is MEAGLAAGGADALTFTHDAAIALRIAWAALSRNTLRATLTAVGITIGTSAVISTVAIGEGGAAQIHEQLLSLGDNLIWVEAGGRNVNGIRTGTGTTPTLVLSDMQAILDSVPALKTCSPQVDASIQVIHGNQNWRTTYRGVSPEYLSIRRWTVVSGDVFSPQQVDTAATVCLVGHSVATRLFGEEEPVGQTIRVRDLPFRVIGSLAPKGQSAQGTDQDDFILVPFTTSMRKLKGVTWLDDIMCSAVAPDLNPTIEGELIRLLRDRHHIVPGQQDDFNIRQPQELIKAQEDMARTLTGLLAGVATISLVVGGVGIMNIMLVSVTERTREIGLRMAVGARETSVRLQFLAEAVLLCLVGSALGVLTGILASRGIAEAMQWPMLVSPLAVGIAAASAIATGLVFGYYPARKASRQDPIQALRHE, encoded by the coding sequence GTGGAAGCGGGCCTGGCGGCGGGCGGGGCGGACGCATTGACCTTCACCCACGACGCGGCCATTGCCCTGCGGATCGCGTGGGCGGCGCTATCCCGCAACACCCTCCGCGCCACCCTGACCGCCGTCGGGATAACGATTGGGACGAGCGCCGTGATCTCCACCGTCGCCATCGGGGAAGGCGGAGCGGCCCAGATCCACGAGCAGCTCCTCTCGCTCGGGGACAACTTGATCTGGGTCGAAGCGGGAGGACGCAACGTGAACGGCATCCGCACCGGGACGGGCACCACCCCCACCCTGGTGCTGTCCGACATGCAGGCCATCCTGGACTCCGTCCCCGCCCTCAAGACCTGCTCGCCCCAAGTCGACGCGAGCATCCAAGTCATCCACGGAAACCAGAACTGGCGCACGACCTACCGCGGTGTCTCCCCCGAGTACCTGAGCATCCGCCGCTGGACGGTGGTGAGCGGGGACGTCTTCTCGCCGCAACAGGTCGACACCGCGGCTACCGTGTGCTTGGTGGGACACAGCGTGGCCACGCGGCTCTTCGGCGAGGAGGAGCCGGTGGGCCAGACCATCCGCGTCCGGGACCTGCCCTTCCGGGTGATCGGCAGCCTGGCCCCCAAGGGGCAGTCCGCCCAGGGGACTGATCAAGACGACTTCATCCTGGTGCCCTTCACGACCTCCATGCGAAAGCTGAAGGGGGTCACCTGGCTCGACGACATCATGTGCTCGGCGGTGGCGCCCGACCTGAACCCGACGATCGAGGGCGAGCTCATTCGGCTCCTGCGCGACCGTCACCACATCGTCCCCGGCCAACAAGACGACTTCAACATCCGCCAGCCCCAAGAACTCATCAAGGCCCAGGAAGACATGGCACGGACCCTGACCGGGCTCCTGGCGGGGGTGGCCACGATCTCGCTCGTGGTGGGAGGGGTGGGGATCATGAACATCATGCTCGTCTCCGTGACGGAGCGGACGCGCGAGATCGGGCTCCGGATGGCGGTGGGGGCGAGGGAGACCTCCGTCCGCCTGCAGTTCCTGGCCGAGGCCGTGCTTTTGTGCCTGGTGGGCAGCGCGCTGGGCGTCCTGACCGGCATCTTGGCCTCGCGTGGGATTGCCGAGGCGATGCAGTGGCCGATGCTGGTCTCCCCGTTGGCCGTGGGCATCGCCGCCGCCTCCGCGATCGCGACCGGGCTGGTCTTTGGCTACTACCCCGCGCGGAAGGCCTCGCGCCAGGACCCCATCCAGGCGCTGCGCCATGAGTGA
- a CDS encoding pyridoxal phosphate-dependent aminotransferase, which yields MFSARTRWELTPNRLARILKAKRTAGCPVIDMTESNPTRAGIPYPLDLLTPLADPAGLRYEPSPFGLEPAREAVAADFARRGFPLRPDRVLLTASTSEAYSLLFKLLCDPGDEVLVPRPGYPLFDYLAGLESVRVVSYPLEYDGGWRLDVAAVAAAVTARSRAVVTVNPNNPTGSYLKRDEARALRALCAERGLALISDEVFADYAVGEDPSRMASVAEDGSGLAFALGGLSKSCALPQLKLAWIATSGPEGLRDQALSRLEVVADAFLSVGTPVQLAAPSLLARRAELQAPIQARLRENRDALRAHLDLSSPARLLEAEGGWYAVLRVPATHPEEERVARLLEQSNVLVHPGYFFDFPGEAYLVLSLLPPPPLFAEGLGRILDSLML from the coding sequence ATGTTCTCGGCCCGCACGCGGTGGGAACTGACTCCCAACCGCCTGGCTCGGATCCTCAAAGCCAAGCGAACGGCGGGTTGCCCGGTCATCGACATGACGGAGTCGAATCCCACGCGGGCGGGGATCCCCTACCCCTTGGACCTCCTCACGCCCCTGGCCGATCCCGCCGGCCTGCGCTACGAGCCCAGCCCCTTTGGTCTGGAGCCCGCGCGGGAGGCGGTGGCGGCCGACTTCGCGCGCCGCGGGTTCCCCCTCCGCCCCGACCGCGTCCTGCTCACGGCCAGCACCAGCGAGGCCTACAGCCTCCTCTTCAAACTCCTCTGCGACCCCGGCGACGAGGTGCTGGTCCCGCGCCCCGGCTACCCCCTCTTCGATTACCTGGCCGGGCTCGAGTCCGTGCGCGTGGTTTCTTACCCGCTGGAGTACGACGGCGGCTGGCGGCTGGACGTGGCCGCCGTGGCCGCGGCCGTGACCGCGCGCAGCCGGGCCGTGGTGACGGTCAACCCGAACAACCCCACCGGCTCTTACCTCAAGCGAGACGAGGCACGCGCGCTTAGGGCCCTCTGCGCCGAGCGCGGCCTGGCCTTGATCTCGGACGAGGTCTTCGCGGACTACGCGGTCGGGGAGGACCCAAGCCGGATGGCAAGCGTGGCCGAGGACGGGAGCGGCCTGGCCTTTGCCCTCGGCGGCCTCTCCAAGTCCTGCGCCCTGCCCCAGCTGAAACTGGCCTGGATCGCGACCTCGGGGCCGGAGGGCCTCCGCGACCAGGCGCTCTCCCGACTGGAGGTCGTGGCCGACGCGTTCCTCTCCGTGGGGACCCCGGTCCAACTCGCCGCACCCTCCCTGCTCGCGCGCCGGGCCGAGCTGCAGGCCCCCATCCAGGCTCGCCTGCGGGAGAACCGCGATGCGCTGCGCGCACATCTCGATTTGTCCTCCCCCGCCCGCCTCCTCGAGGCGGAGGGAGGCTGGTACGCGGTTCTGCGCGTTCCCGCCACTCATCCCGAGGAGGAGCGAGTGGCGCGGCTCCTGGAGCAGAGCAACGTGCTCGTCCACCCGGGCTACTTCTTCGACTTCCCTGGCGAGGCCTACCTCGTGCTCAGCCTGCTGCCGCCACCCCCCCTCTTCGCCGAGGGCCTGGGCCGGATCCTCGACTCCCTCATGCTATAA
- a CDS encoding response regulator, translating into MPGETILVVDDETAVRELLDEILSQAGFRVVTAGDGREALTVFAQVRPQLVISDVGMPGMDGYQLYEHVRSRPEWVLVPFVFLTGLGDAEDVRRGKGLGADDYLVKPFREDDLLLAVRARLARHAQLETAREAQVEELKQTILRTLNHELRTPLTYLSGYAEILRESGAEMGVVGPLKQAIDGILAGSDRLSRLVEDLLTLVEVDSAGAQQAHERRRRPLADLPNLLKSVLQRERVSAEVRHIQLLADVPSELPPIVGDSESLGGAVRRLLDNAIKFSKEGGEVTLRARAADGRLRIEVRDHGVGMPASELGRISDLFYQFDRHTQEQQGSGLGLTIVRGIVALHGGTLGFESQVGVGFTATIELPTSA; encoded by the coding sequence ATGCCTGGGGAGACGATCCTGGTCGTGGACGACGAGACCGCGGTTCGCGAGCTCTTGGACGAGATCCTGAGCCAGGCCGGCTTTCGCGTGGTCACGGCCGGCGACGGCCGGGAGGCACTGACCGTCTTCGCGCAGGTGAGACCCCAGCTCGTGATCTCCGACGTCGGAATGCCCGGGATGGACGGCTATCAGCTGTATGAGCACGTCCGGAGCCGGCCGGAATGGGTCCTGGTCCCCTTCGTCTTCCTCACCGGCCTGGGCGATGCAGAGGACGTCCGCCGCGGCAAGGGCCTGGGCGCGGACGACTACCTGGTCAAGCCCTTTCGGGAAGACGACCTCCTGCTCGCGGTGCGCGCCCGACTCGCGCGTCACGCCCAGTTGGAGACGGCCCGTGAAGCCCAGGTCGAGGAGCTGAAGCAGACGATCCTCCGCACGCTCAACCACGAGCTGCGCACCCCCCTGACCTACCTCTCCGGATACGCCGAGATCCTGCGCGAGTCGGGGGCGGAAATGGGGGTGGTGGGGCCCCTCAAGCAGGCCATCGACGGCATTCTGGCGGGGAGCGACCGCCTGAGCCGTCTCGTGGAGGACCTCCTCACCCTCGTGGAAGTGGACTCCGCAGGGGCTCAGCAGGCGCACGAACGCCGGCGCCGCCCGCTTGCCGACCTGCCCAACCTTTTGAAGTCGGTGCTCCAGAGGGAGAGGGTGAGCGCGGAGGTTCGCCACATACAGCTCCTGGCCGACGTGCCCTCGGAGCTGCCTCCCATCGTCGGCGATTCCGAGTCCTTGGGGGGTGCGGTCCGGCGTCTCCTGGACAACGCGATCAAATTCTCGAAGGAGGGCGGTGAGGTCACGCTGAGGGCGCGGGCCGCGGATGGCCGTCTCCGCATCGAGGTTCGCGACCATGGGGTCGGCATGCCGGCTTCGGAGCTGGGGCGGATTTCCGACCTCTTCTACCAGTTCGACCGCCACACCCAGGAGCAGCAAGGTTCCGGCCTGGGCCTCACCATCGTGCGCGGCATCGTCGCCCTCCACGGGGGGACCCTCGGCTTCGAAAGCCAGGTCGGCGTCGGATTCACGGCCACCATCGAGCTACCCACCTCCGCCTGA
- a CDS encoding terminase → MNDYTHFHQNRLNLAIHALMVPVFVASAFALAGNLLTGRWRGALALAAGPILSLALQGFGHRREVHPPLPFAGPGDFLGRIFTEQFFRFPAFVLSGEWKRAWRRAGRTH, encoded by the coding sequence ATGAATGATTACACCCACTTCCACCAGAATCGGCTCAACCTGGCCATCCACGCACTCATGGTCCCCGTCTTCGTGGCGTCGGCCTTCGCCCTGGCCGGGAACCTCCTCACGGGACGGTGGCGGGGGGCGCTGGCACTGGCCGCCGGCCCCATCTTGTCGCTCGCCCTACAGGGCTTCGGCCATCGCAGGGAGGTCCATCCGCCCCTCCCCTTCGCCGGCCCCGGGGACTTCCTGGGGCGCATCTTTACGGAGCAGTTCTTCAGGTTCCCCGCCTTCGTGCTGAGCGGGGAGTGGAAGCGGGCCTGGCGGCGGGCGGGGCGGACGCATTGA
- a CDS encoding ABC transporter permease: MRDRPRLRAFGALCQARFREFYRESEVVFWSFIFPIILSFSLGLAFRNRPAEVLSAAVVEGPGAAEVAARLKEAPGLRIAVLSEGEASRALTMGKVEVVVVAGPAPLTPGAGGLEYRLDPSRPEAAVARARVDDALQRAAGRRDPLASLDRPVLEPGGRYIDFLIPGIMGMNLMSGGMWGVGFNLVDMRIKKLLKRLTATPMHRADFMAAQMAVRVVFMALEVSFLLAFGRLAFGVPLRGSVAAVLAVGTVGALAFGGIGLLVASRARRIETVTGLMNVIMMPMFICSGIFFSPDRFPDALQPVIRALPLTALNDALRAVILEGASLPSQGVRLLILAAWGGLSFAAGLRFFRWN, from the coding sequence ATGCGTGACCGCCCCCGCCTCCGGGCCTTCGGCGCCCTGTGCCAGGCCCGGTTCCGCGAGTTTTACCGGGAATCGGAGGTCGTCTTCTGGAGCTTCATCTTCCCGATCATCCTCTCCTTCTCCCTCGGGCTCGCTTTCCGCAACCGGCCGGCGGAGGTCCTGAGCGCGGCCGTGGTGGAGGGGCCGGGCGCGGCCGAGGTCGCGGCCCGCCTAAAGGAGGCCCCCGGGCTCAGGATCGCCGTCCTCAGCGAGGGGGAGGCCTCCCGCGCCCTGACCATGGGAAAGGTGGAGGTGGTGGTCGTCGCGGGCCCCGCCCCCCTCACCCCGGGGGCGGGCGGCCTCGAGTACCGGCTCGATCCCTCACGGCCGGAGGCGGCGGTGGCCCGCGCGCGGGTGGACGACGCTCTGCAGCGGGCGGCCGGGCGCCGGGACCCCCTGGCCAGCCTGGATCGGCCAGTCCTGGAGCCGGGCGGCCGCTACATCGATTTCCTCATCCCCGGCATCATGGGCATGAACCTCATGAGCGGCGGGATGTGGGGCGTGGGCTTCAACCTGGTGGACATGCGGATCAAGAAGCTCTTGAAACGCCTCACCGCCACCCCCATGCACCGCGCGGACTTCATGGCCGCGCAGATGGCGGTGCGCGTGGTCTTCATGGCCCTCGAGGTTTCCTTCCTTCTCGCCTTCGGGCGCCTGGCTTTCGGGGTTCCCCTCCGGGGCTCGGTGGCCGCGGTTCTCGCCGTGGGCACGGTGGGGGCCCTTGCCTTCGGGGGGATCGGGCTCCTGGTGGCTTCGCGGGCGCGGCGCATCGAGACCGTGACCGGCCTCATGAACGTGATCATGATGCCCATGTTCATCTGCTCGGGGATCTTCTTCTCCCCCGACCGCTTCCCGGACGCCCTGCAGCCGGTGATCCGCGCCCTGCCCTTGACCGCGCTCAACGACGCCTTGCGCGCCGTCATCCTCGAGGGGGCGAGCCTGCCCTCGCAGGGGGTGCGGCTGCTCATCCTTGCCGCCTGGGGCGGGCTGAGCTTCGCGGCCGGTCTGCGCTTCTTTCGCTGGAACTGA
- a CDS encoding glucosidase: MPPTPPTREHERLAGLHDDHSGWRRWGPYVAERSWGTVREDYSADGAAWDSFPHDLARSRAFRWGEDGLAGICDRYQILVFALALWNERDPILKERLFGLVPMEGNHGEDVKECYFYLDSTPTHSYMKWLYKYPQQEYPYRRLIEENIRRGGRGPEFELLDTGIFDDDRYFDVFVEYAKASPEDIAIRVVAHNRGPEAAPLHLLPQLWFRNTWAWGAEATSEPILRTGNVDGSGMTLVADDRTAEPLRGLAFEYRLGTRHLYLEPGGRLLFTYNETNALRVGGVGARSRRPYVKDAFHGHIIHGEDSVNPEEIGTKGAAHYRYLVPAGGSVTLRMRLTPDRLETPLGDVEGVLAKRREEADEFYAFIHPPGASDEERLVQRQAFAGLLWSKQIYLFDVNQWLEGDNPRSPPPASRLQLRNVHWRHLNSMRVLCMPDKWEYPWFAAWDLAFQCVTLALLDAELAKEQLWVLLFEQFLHPSGQLPAYEWEFSDLNPPVHAWAVWRVYNMDRIRSGRADRAFLEKCFHKLLMNFAWWVNKVDREGNNVFEGGFLGLDNIAVIDRSEPLPGGTVLEQSDATGWMGMFCLNLMRIALELARENPVYEALATKFFQHYIYVGAAMKRMGGRKYQLWDEEDGFFYDVLRHPDGSYDKFRVRSQVGLIPLYAVERLEDRWILPFQEFRRNMQWFLTNKRHIVQNVCHTLERDGQRVHVLAIVDEDQLKALLHRILDPEEFLSPYGLRTLSRHHALHPFRFGDREVRYEPGESEDKIKGGNSNWRGPVWFPTAFLMIESLRKLGTAYGPTLKVPMGEGGTSLSLWDVAQELANRMIRIFTRDAAGRRPLHGNRRKLHEDPHWRDLILFHEYFHGESGEGLGASHQTGWTALVASLIDEWRRPPQASSR; this comes from the coding sequence ATGCCCCCGACCCCGCCCACCCGGGAGCACGAGCGGCTAGCCGGCCTCCACGACGACCACAGCGGCTGGCGCCGCTGGGGGCCCTACGTGGCGGAGCGGTCGTGGGGAACGGTCCGCGAGGACTACAGCGCGGACGGCGCGGCCTGGGACTCTTTCCCGCACGACCTCGCCCGGAGCCGGGCCTTCCGGTGGGGCGAGGACGGCCTGGCCGGGATCTGTGACCGCTACCAGATTCTGGTATTCGCCCTCGCCCTCTGGAACGAGCGTGATCCCATCCTCAAGGAGCGCCTCTTCGGCCTCGTGCCCATGGAGGGCAACCACGGGGAGGACGTGAAGGAGTGCTACTTCTACCTCGACTCCACGCCCACCCACTCCTACATGAAGTGGCTCTACAAGTATCCCCAGCAGGAGTATCCCTACCGCCGGCTCATCGAGGAGAACATCAGGCGCGGTGGCCGCGGCCCCGAGTTCGAGCTCCTGGACACCGGGATCTTCGATGACGACCGCTACTTCGACGTCTTCGTGGAGTACGCCAAGGCCTCGCCCGAGGATATCGCTATCCGCGTTGTCGCGCACAACCGCGGCCCGGAGGCGGCCCCCCTCCACCTCCTCCCCCAGCTCTGGTTCCGGAACACCTGGGCCTGGGGCGCGGAGGCGACCTCGGAGCCCATCCTACGCACGGGCAACGTGGACGGGAGCGGGATGACCCTGGTCGCGGACGACCGCACGGCGGAGCCGCTCCGCGGCCTCGCCTTCGAATACCGTCTGGGGACCCGCCACCTCTACCTCGAGCCCGGGGGGCGGCTGCTCTTCACCTACAACGAGACCAATGCTCTCCGGGTCGGGGGAGTGGGCGCACGCAGCCGACGGCCCTACGTAAAGGATGCCTTCCACGGCCACATCATCCACGGCGAGGACTCGGTGAACCCGGAAGAGATCGGGACCAAAGGAGCCGCCCACTACCGTTACCTCGTCCCCGCGGGGGGGTCGGTCACCCTCCGCATGCGGCTCACCCCCGACCGGCTGGAGACGCCGCTTGGCGACGTGGAGGGCGTGCTCGCCAAGCGCCGGGAGGAGGCGGACGAGTTCTACGCCTTCATCCACCCCCCGGGGGCCAGCGACGAGGAGCGACTCGTCCAGCGCCAGGCCTTCGCGGGCTTGCTCTGGTCGAAGCAGATCTACCTCTTCGACGTCAACCAGTGGCTGGAGGGCGACAATCCGCGCTCCCCGCCCCCCGCCTCCCGGCTGCAGCTGCGCAACGTGCACTGGCGGCACCTGAACTCGATGCGGGTGCTCTGCATGCCCGACAAGTGGGAGTACCCGTGGTTTGCGGCCTGGGATCTGGCCTTCCAATGCGTGACCCTGGCCCTCCTGGACGCGGAGCTGGCCAAGGAGCAGCTCTGGGTCCTGCTCTTCGAGCAGTTCTTGCACCCCTCGGGCCAGCTCCCCGCTTACGAGTGGGAGTTCTCGGACCTGAACCCCCCTGTCCATGCCTGGGCGGTTTGGCGCGTCTACAACATGGACCGCATCCGCTCCGGCCGGGCCGACCGCGCATTCTTGGAGAAGTGCTTCCACAAGCTCCTCATGAACTTCGCCTGGTGGGTGAACAAGGTGGACCGGGAGGGAAACAACGTCTTCGAGGGTGGATTCCTGGGCCTCGACAACATCGCCGTCATCGACCGCAGCGAGCCCCTGCCGGGGGGGACCGTGCTCGAGCAGTCCGACGCCACCGGCTGGATGGGCATGTTCTGCCTGAACCTCATGCGCATCGCCCTGGAGCTGGCTCGGGAGAATCCCGTCTACGAGGCCCTGGCCACCAAGTTCTTCCAGCACTACATCTACGTCGGCGCGGCCATGAAGCGGATGGGGGGAAGGAAGTACCAGCTCTGGGACGAGGAGGACGGGTTCTTCTACGACGTGCTCCGCCACCCCGACGGCAGCTACGACAAGTTCCGGGTGCGCTCGCAGGTGGGGCTCATCCCCCTCTACGCGGTCGAGCGGCTGGAGGATCGCTGGATCCTCCCCTTCCAGGAGTTCCGCCGCAACATGCAGTGGTTCCTGACCAACAAGCGCCACATCGTCCAGAACGTCTGCCATACCCTGGAAAGGGATGGGCAGCGGGTCCACGTCCTGGCCATCGTGGACGAGGACCAGTTGAAGGCCCTGCTGCACCGGATCCTGGACCCCGAGGAATTCCTCTCCCCCTACGGCTTGCGCACCCTCTCCCGCCACCACGCCCTTCATCCCTTCCGCTTCGGGGATCGCGAGGTGCGCTATGAGCCGGGGGAGTCCGAAGACAAGATCAAGGGGGGCAACTCGAACTGGCGCGGCCCCGTCTGGTTCCCCACCGCCTTCCTCATGATCGAGTCCCTGCGCAAGCTGGGCACGGCCTACGGCCCCACCCTCAAGGTGCCGATGGGGGAGGGGGGGACGAGCCTGAGCCTCTGGGACGTGGCGCAGGAGCTTGCCAACCGGATGATCCGGATCTTCACCCGCGATGCCGCCGGTCGCCGTCCGCTCCACGGGAACCGGCGCAAGCTCCACGAGGACCCCCATTGGCGGGACCTCATCCTCTTTCATGAGTACTTCCACGGCGAGAGCGGGGAGGGCCTGGGCGCCTCGCACCAGACGGGCTGGACGGCCCTCGTCGCCTCCCTCATCGACGAGTGGCGCCGACCGCCCCAGGCCTCCTCTCGCTAG